CCATGGGGAGCCGAATCGGTGCCCAGGAAGAAGCGGGGATCTCCCGAGGTGGCCGCGGCCCGCAGGGCCAGGCGGTGCAACTCCCGCTTGGCCACCGGAAGGCAGTAGAAGTCGGGCTTGAGGCCCCCCTGGAACATCGCGTTGCGGTTGATGTGGAGGTGATGGGGCGTGATCGTGGCGGCCAGCTGGGGCGGACCGCTGCGCACGAACTCCACCGCGTCGCTGGTGGTGATGTGCTCCAGCACCACCTTCAGACCGGGATGGCGCTGCAGCAGGGGCGCCAGGTGGCGTTCGATGAACACGGCCTCGCGATCGAAGATGTCGATCGCCGGATCGGTGACCTCGCCGTGGATGAGCAGCGGCATGCCGATCCGTTCCATCGCCTCCAGCACGGCAGTGATGGCCAGCGGATCACTCACCCCGGCCTCGGCATTGGTGGTGGCGCGGGCGGGGTAGAGCTTGGCGGCCACCCACACGCCCTCCCGGAAGCCGGCCTCCACCTCGCGGGGGTCGATGCTGTCGGTGAGGTAGGCCGTGAGCAGGGGCTCGAAGCTGCTGCCCGGGGGCAGCGCCCGGCGGATGCGGCCGCCGTAGGCCCGCGCCGCCGCCACCGTGGTGATCGGCGGCTGCAGGTTGGGCATCACGATGGCCCGGCGGAACTGACGGGCGGTGGCACCGACCACCGCCTCCAGCATGGCCCCGTCGCGCAGATGAACATGCCAGTCGTCGGGCTGACGCAGGCTGATCGACCCCGTCCCCGGCAGGGGAGCTTGCCCTGGCAGGGAAGCTTGCGGTGGCGTTGCGGGGGGAGGTGGAGGGGGCATCGCGACGCGGAGGCGGGATCGGACAGTCCTTCTCCCCCACCCTGCCAGCCCACCCCACGGCATTCCAAAGAAATCTGTGGGTGTGGCCGCCAGCCCGGGGGGACCGCCGGAGTGTCCTTAGGATTGCCTCTGCTGTGGGGATGCCATGGGCAGTGAGGCCAAACTCACGATCGGAGAACTGGAAGCGGGCTATCCCACGTACTGCAAGGCACTGCGGATGCTGATCAAGAACGGGAAGTCCCTGGAGGCGATTCAGCGCACCATCTGCTGGGACCGCCTCACCCTCCTGCAGAAGAGCCTGCCGACCCGCTACAAGTCGCCCGACTACCTCTACGCCCTGCTGAAACGGGAAGTGGAGCAGATGGCCGCCTGAGCCGGCAGGCCCACGCTTGCAGAACGATTCCCATCAGTTTCCCAACAGTCCGCCGCCTGGCCTTCCCGTGGGCTGCTCAGCGTGACTCAATGGAGAAAGTCATTTCCTGAGCGGCCCAGCGCGCCGCGCTGTTCATGCCTCACCACCAGATCCTGATCGTCGGCGGCGGCGCGGCCGGCATCACCGTGGGCGCCCAGCTGAAGCGGGCCCGCAACCCCCTCGAGGTGGCCATCCTGGAGCCCGCCGACGAGCACTACTACCAGCCGGGCTGGACCCTGGTGGGTGGCGGGGTGTTCAGCATGGCGGAGACCCGCCGGGCCGAAGGCGATGTGATGCCGGCAGGCGTCACCTGGATCCGTGAAGCTGCTGCCGGGTTCTCCCCGGAGCGCGGGGTGGTGAGCACCACCGGAGGCCAGGAGATCAGCTACGACGTGCTGATCGTGGCCACCGGCCTCAAACTCTGCTGGGACAGGATCCAGGGGCTGCCCGAAGCCCTCGGCAAGGGCGGGGTGTGCAGCAACTATTCCCGCGAGTTCGCCCCCTACACCTGGGAAGCGATCCAGGCCTTCCAGGGGGGCAGTGACGGCGCCGGCAATGCGGTGTTCACCTGCCCGCCCATGCCGATCAAGTGCCCGGGGGCACCGCAGAAGATCGCCTACATGGCGGACGACGTGTTCAGGAAGAAGGGGCTGCAGGCCCGCGTGATCTACGCCACCGCCACCCCGGGCATCTTCGGCGTGCCCACCTACGCCGCCCCGCTGCGGGACGTGGTGAAGCGGCACGGCATCGATGCCCGCTACAACCATGTGCTCACCGAGGTGCGCGCGGACAGCCGCGAGGCGGTGTTCGAGGTGAAGGACGGCGACACCAGCCGCCAGGAGGTGATCCCCTACGGCCTGCTGCATGTCACCCCGCCGATGGCGGCGCCCGATGTGGTGGCCGCCAGTCCGCTGGCCGCCGCCAGCGGCTTCGTGGAGGTGGACAAGTTCACCCTGCAGCACGTGCGCTACCCCAACGTGTTCTCCCTCGGGGATGTGAGCGGCATTCCCAACTCCAAGACCGCCGCCGCCGTGCGCGGCGAGGCCCCCGTGGTGGTGGCCAACCTGCTGGCCCACCTGGACGGCAGGCCCCTGGAGGCGGCCTACGACGGCTACAGCTGCTGCCCGCTGATCACCGGCTACGGCAAGGTGATCATGGCCGAGTTCAACTACGAACAGCAGCCGGTGCCCTCCTTCCCGCTCGACCCCACCAAGGAGCGCTGGAGCATGTGGTTCGTGAAGCGCAAGATCCTGCCCTCCCTCTACTGGAACCGGATGCTCGCCGGAGCCCAGCACGAGCGCCGCTTCATTCCCGGCGTGAAGCGCTAGGCCGATGCCCTAGCCAGCCTCACGGCAGAGCCGGGCCATCAGCCCCTCTTCATCGGCGCTCACCTGCAGCAGGGTGAAGGGCTCCAGCCAGCCGAGGGCCGCGCCGAGTTCCCCGACCAGGGACTGGTCGTGCTCGCCGATGCCGCCTGTCAGGGCGATCACCTCCACACCCTGGAGGCAGGCGGCCATGGCCCCGATCCCTTCCAGCAACCGCTGCCGGAACACCGCCAGCGCCAGCTGGGCACCCTGGTGCCCCTGCGCAGCCGCCTGCCGCAGGGTGCGCATGTCGCCACTGAGCTCCGAAAGCCCCAGCAGGCCGCTGTGGCACTGGAGCGCCTCATCGATGGCCTCCGGAGTCAGCCCCTGCCGCAGCTGGTGCAGCAACAGCCCGGGATCGACGCTGCCGCTGCGGCTGGCCATCACCAGACCCTCCAGGGGGGTGAATCCCATGGTGGTGGCCACGCTGCGGGGACCGGTTGAGGGATCGAGGCGGATGGCGCAGAGGGAACAGCCCGCGCCGAGATGGCAGCTGATCAGCCGGCGTGCGCCGGGCCGGAGCACCGCCACCTGTTCCGCCACATGCTGGTGGCTGAGACCATGGAAGCCGAAGCGCCGCAGGCCGGCGGCCCGCCACCCGGCCGGGATGGCGTAGGTGCGCGCCGCCTCCGGCAGGGTGGCGTGGAAGCCGGTGTCGAAACAGGCCCACTGGCGCAGGCCCGGGGCCTGCGCCTCGCCCCAGGCGCTGAACCAGCGGATGGCCTCCAGTGCTGCGGCGTTGTGGAGCGGGGCCAGCGGCACCAGAGCTTCGAGGGCCTCGACCACGGCGGGGGTGAGGGCTGTGGGGGCCGTGAAGCGCTCCCCGCCATGCACCACCCGGTGGGCGATCCGCTCCAGCCGGGGCAGCCAGGGGGTGATCTCCGGCAGCAGCCACCCCTCCAGCAGCGCCTCAACCCCTCCGGCAGCCCCGGGATCCAGGGAGCGCTGCTGCTGCCAGGGACGCTGGCCGCGGCCATCCACCAGCGAGGCCTTGAGGCTGGAGCTGCCGGCATTCACCACCAGCACCAGCGCTGGGGGGATCGGGGCGGGCATCGGGGGCGCCTCCCGCTTGGTTGCGGGCCCATTGTTGAACCACCCGCAAGCCCTAGGGTCCTGCTACGCCTGTCCACCGGGAGCCGGCCGCCCGGTCCCGGCCCCTGACCGACGCCCGTCCCACGCGCGATGTCCCCAGGCACCACCCTGCTGAATGCCGCCGGCGGACTCGGGCTGTTCCTGCTGGGCATGGCGCTGATGACCGAGGGGTTGCGGAACCTGGCCGGGCACCGGCTCCGCCAGGCCTTGCTGCGCTTCACCCGCTCACCCTGGAGCGGCGCCTGCAGCGGGGCCCTCACCACGGCCATCGTGCAGTCGTCCAGCGCCACCACGGTGATGACGGTGGGCTTCGTGAGCGCCGGGCTGCTGAGCTTCCAGGCGGCTGTGGGCATCATCCTCGGGGCCAACGTGGGCAGCACGGGGCTGGGCTGGCTGGTGGCCCTGCTGGGGATCAAGCTCAACCTGCAGCGCCTCATGCTGCCGCTGGTGCTGGTGGGTGCCTGCCTGCGCCTGCTGGGCCGCGCCCGTCAGGCCCAGGCCGGCCTGGCGCTGGCGGGCTTCGCGCTCCTGTTCATCGGGATCGGCGGGCTGCAGGAGGCCATGGCGGGGCATGGCCTGCTCCTGGATCCGGCCCGCTTCGACGCCGAGCAGCTGACGGGGCGGTTCCAGCTGCTTCTGCTCGGCCTGCTCACCACGGTGATCACCCAGTCCTCCGGGGCTGGGGTGGCCACCGCGCTGGCCGCGATCGGAGCCGGTGCCATCGCCGTGCCCCAGGCCTGCGCGCTGGTGATCGGCATGGACCTGGGCACCACCGTGACCGCCCTGATCGCGGCGATGGGCGCAGGGCTCGGGGCCCGGCGCACCGCCGCGGCCCACGTGGCGTTCAACCTGTTCACGGCCCTGCTGGCCTTCACGCTGCTGCCGCTGTACCTGCTGGGCCTCCGGCAGGGGTGGCCGGCGTTCCTGGCGCGCGATCCGGAGTTCGCCCTCACCGCCTTCCACACCGGCTTCAACGTGGCCGGGGTGCTGCTGATCCTGCCCTTCGCCTCCGGCTTCGCCGGCCTGATCCGCCGCCTGGTGCCCCCCAGCCGCGACCGCCCCACCGAGGAGCTGACCGACACGCCACCCAAGGATCCGATGCTGGCCGTCGACCAGGCCTCCACCGTGCTGGGCCAGTCCTTCGTGGCCCTCCTCACCGGGCTGCGCCAGGCCCTGACCCAACCGCAGACCACCTCGGCCGCCCTCGTGCGGGAGACGGGACTCGGTGAGACCGACCTGGAGCGCCTGGAACTCTTCGTGGACCAGGTGGAGCTGCCGGGGCTGCCCCACCCCGTGAGCGCCAGGCTGCTGCATCTCTTGCATGGTCTCGACCACCTGCAGCGGCTGCATGAGCGCTGCACCGAGGAAGAACAGCGCCGGCAGGCCGTGGCCACGGCGCCCGCCCTGCAGCGGGAACGGGACCTGCTGCTCCACGGCCTGGACGCCTTGATTCCCCTGCTGGGGCAGGGATCGTGGCAGGCGGCCGGTCCCGTGGCCGATGCCTGCGCCCGGCGACTGCACCGCCGGGTGGATCCGTTCCGGCAGGAGGTGATGGAGCGGATCGCCGCGGGATCCCTCGATGTGGAGGAGGGCACAGCGCTGCTGGAGGCGATGCGCTGGCTGCGGCGGGTGAGCCAGCATCTGCAGCGGATCTGCCATCACCTGGTGGAGGTGATGGGGCCGGGTCCCCCTGCCCCCCTGGACGGGGCCAGAGCAACGTGACCAGAGTGGAGGGGCAGGCGCGATGCGGAAGGCACCAACCATGGCCAGGCCTGTCACACCGCTCCCTGCTCCGGCAGGGGGTGCCGGGCCGGGGGCCCGCAGCAGCGGCGAGCACCTGCATGGGCTCCTGAGCGCTCAGGCCAGGCGCCTGGTGAAGCTCCAGCCCAAGGTGCTGGAGTCTCGGGACACCGAGCCCCTGCATCAGATGCGGGTGGCGATGCGTCGCCTGCGCACCTGCCTGATCCAGTTCGAGCCGGCCCTGGTGATGCCCCCGCAGGTGTCTGCCGGCGCACTGGCCCGATCAGGCCAGCGCCTCGGCATGGCCCGCGACCTGGACGTGCTGCAGGAACGGCTGGAGACCCGGCTGCTGGCGCATCTGCCCACCGAGGAGGTGCACCAGCTCGCCCCTGTGATCAAGCGGCTGCGGCGGCAACGGCACAAGGCCCAGAAGCCACTGCGGCGCGAGCTCACCGGCGGCAGCTACCGGCCCATGGGCCAGGCCCTGGAGGGCTGGCTGCGGGACCCCCGCTTCACCCCGCTGGGCGAGCGGCCGCTGGTGGAGTGGCTGGTGGAGTGGCAGTGGCCCTGGCTCGGCCAACTGCTGCTGCATCCGGCCTGGTGGGTGGAGGAGCCCGCCGGTGGAGCCGCGGCCAAGCAGCTCCACGACCTGCGCAAGGGCCTCAAGGGAGCGCGCTACCGGCTGGAAAACCTCCAGCCGCTGGCTGGCGCCACCGCCGGCCACTGGCTGGAGCAGCTCAAACAGGCCCAGGAGCTGCTCGGAGACCTCCATGATATCGCCGTGCTGCGGCAGGTGATCGAGTCCCGGCTCAAGGGCCCCCTGTCCCGGCGGCTGCCCCGGCTCCACGCCCTGCTCCAGCAGCAGCAGGCCGCCAGCTGGGCCAGCTGGCGGTTGCTCGCCGAGCGGCTGCTGGGCTTCCCGCAGCGCCGCCAGCTGCTGCAGGGGCTGCTGCTGGATCCAGACCACCTGGACCTGTAGCGCAGATCACATGCGTCGGCCTTGTGGAGCACCTCGCAGCCGCTGAGCCATCGATAAGGTCCCCTGGACGCCTGTCTGGCGTCTCTTCCCGATCGGTGTGAGGACCCGATGAAATTCTTCCAGCGCCTGCTGGTGGCCCCTGCGGCCCTTGGTCTGCTGGCCCCCGTGGCCGCCAACGCTTCCGAGGTGAGGGCCGAGCTCAACCTGGACGGCGTCAACCAGTACGCCTCCCAGGAGCAAGTCACCAGCATCTCCCAGTTCTCGGACGTGCAGCCCACCAGCTGGGCCTACCAGGCACTGTCCAACCTGATCGAGCGCTACGGCTGCGTGGCCGGCTACCCCGACGGCACCTACCGCGGGCAGAAGGCCATGACCCGTTTCGAGGCCGCCGCGCTGCTCAACGCCTGCCTCGATCGCGTCACCGAGGTGACCGACGAGCTCAAGCGCCTGATGGCCGAGTTCGAGAAGGAGCTCGCCGTGCTCAAGGGCCGCGTCGATGGCCTCGAGGCCAAGGTGGGTGAACTGGAGGCCACCCAGTTCTCCACCACCACCAAGCTGAAGGGCGAGGTGAGCATGATCCTTGGCGGCATGCCCGACTTCGACAATGTGGATGGCGCCGATCCGGACCAGACCACCTTCAACTACGACGTGCGGCTGAATTTCGACACCAGCTTCAGCGGCAAGGACCTGCTCCGCACCCGTCTGCGCGCCGGCAACTTCAGCTCCCTGCCCTTCGGCAGCAGCTCCCAGATCTTCACCCTCGACAAGGCCACCGGCACGGATGATTCCGTGAAGATCGATCGTCTGTTCTACGACTTCCCCGTGGGTGAGTCGTTCAACCTCACGGTGGGCGCCCTGGTGCGCAACACCGAGATGATCGCCTTCCTGCCCAGCGCCTACAAGTCGAGCATTCTCGATTACTTCGGCCTGGCTGGCGCCTCCGGCACCTACAACAAGGCCACCGGCGCCGGCGCCGGCTTCCGCTGGAAGCAGAACGTGGAGAAGGGCCGCCCCTACGCCACCTTCTCCGCCAACTACGTGTCCAGCTCAGGCTTTGCTGATTCCAGCATCGGTGCCTTCAGCGAAGACAGCGGCATCAACGCCCTGGCCCAGCTGGGTGTGAAAGCTCCGAACTGGGGTGCTGCCGTGGCCTACCGCTACGGCTCCGAGGCCTCCCGGATCCGCAACCCCAATTTCTCCGGCACCGTGCTCAGCGGTGAGGACACCAACAGTGTGGCCGTGGGTGCCTACTGGCAGCCCTCCGACTCCGGCTGGATCCCCTCGATCAGCCTGGGCTACGGCTACAACGACGGCAGCGGCGGCTTCCCCGATTCCCAGTCCTGGATGGTGGGCTTCCAGTGGGATGACGCCTTCGCCAAGGGCAACGCCGCCGGCTTCGCCTTCGGCATGCCGCCCTTCGTGGATGGCGATGAGGGCGATGAGGCCTGGCTGTACGAGATCTTCTACAAGTTCCAGGTCACCGACAACATCTCCATCACCCCTGCCCTCTTCTACGGCACCAATGCGGCCTCCAACGGCGGCGACGATGCCTGGGGCGGCGTGATTCAGACCACCTTCAAGTTCTGAGTCACCAAACCTCCAGCACTCCACACACCTCGCCCACCTCACACCTCCGCGGCGCAGCTCCTGCGCCAGAGCCCCCCATGCCGGGGGGCTTTTTTATTGGCTCCTCCTTCAATCTGGCCGGAAAACCATCAGCACAGCCATCGCTGAAGGCCGTGCCGCATGAGTTTACCGAGCATTAATCTTCCCATAATCTTCAGCCTATTGTGTATTGCGAGCATGGGATAGACCCACCTGGTTTCATCCATGTCCTTCGCGAAGAAGGCCCCCCTGTACGGAGCCGCTGCCCTCGCCCTCTCCGGCATGGCCGCCGGCAGTGCAGGCCTGGCCGGCGCCACCCTCAACGGCGCTGGTGCCAGCTTTCCCGCCCCCTTCTATCAGGCCGCCTTCGCCTCGGCGGCGAAGCAGGGAATCCGTGTGAATTATCAGTCGGTGGGATCCGGCGCCGGCGTGCGCCAGTTCATCGCCGGCACCGTGGATTTCGGTGCCACCGATGAACCGATCAAGGCCGCAGAAGCGAGCCAGGTGAAGCGGGGCGTGGTGCAGTTCCCCGCCGTGGGTGGCACCATCGCCATCGCCTACAACAACCCCAGCTGCAAGGGGCTCAAGCTCAGCCAGAAGCAGGCTGTGGACGTGTTCCTGGGCAAGATCAAGACCTGGGAGCAATTGAAATGCGGCAAGGGCACCATCAATGTGGTGCACCGCTCCGACGGCAGCGGCACCACCTTCGCCTTCACCAATTCGCTCTCCGCCTTCTCGCCGGAATGGAAGAGCAAGGTGGGGGAGGGCAAGAGCGTGAAATGGCCCGTGGGTGTGGGCGGCAAGGGCAACGAGGGCGTGGCTGGCATCCTCCAGAACACCCCGGGCTCGATCGGCTACGTGAACCAGGCCTTCGTGAAGGGCAAGCTCAAGGCGGCAGCGCTGCAGAACAAGGCCGGCAAGTATGTGCTGCCGAATGTGAAGAGCGGTGCCGCAGCTCTGAACAACATCAAGCTGGACGGCAACCTCGCGGGTGAAAATCCCAACCCTGCCGGGGCCGACAGCTACCCGATCTCCACCCTCACCTGGATCCTGGCCTACCAGAAAGGCAACGGTGCCAAGGCCGGCGAGATCCGCAAGGCCATGACCCATCTGCTGGGGCCCGCCCAGAGCCGGGCCGATGATCTGGGCTATGTGCCGCTGAAAGGCAACATCCTCAACGCCGCCAAGAAGGCAGTGGGCCGGATCGGCACCTAGGAGCGGGCCGGGCCGGCACTGCGCAGCCGCACCGCCAGCAGGTTCTGGCGCTGATCCACCCCAGCCACCCGCAGGCCGGCCTCCCTCACCTGGGGCTCCGTGAGCATCCGATGCCGCGGTGCGACCACCACCAGCCCCCGGTCGAAGGCGTGGCCGTGGGTGGAGCGCTGCAACGCCACCACCTCCGGCCAGCCATCCAGCCGCAGGATCGGGTGGCCACTGCGCAGGGCCACCGAGTGGTAGCTCTTGCCCAGGATCACGATCGGCACCCCCGGGGTGGTGTGCTGGGCCACCGCATCGGCGAGCTCCAGGATCGCCGCCTGGCGGTGCTGCCGGTACACCGACGCCACCCCGGGCACCAGCGTGCTGAAGTTGAGCACCGCCACCAGCGTCCAGGCCGTCACCAGGGCGGTGCGGCGCTGCGGAATCCAGATCAGCACGCCCACCACCGCCGCGGCCATCAGCACCAGCAGCCCCCGCAGGGGCGCACCCTCCAGATGCGCCACCAGGGCCGCCGTGTAGTCGGGGAAGACCCGGTCGGGCTTGATCAGCCTGGCCGCCACCGGTGCGAACACCAGCCCACCGGCCGCCAGCACCCCAGCCGTGCCTGCCCCCAGAAGGCCGTAGAAGCGGGAACTGCGGCTGTAGGACTCCTGACGCGCCGTTCCCGTCGGAGGCTCCGGCACCAGATTGAACGCCGCCAGGATGGCCAGCGGCGGCAGACAGGAGAGGATGTAGTGGGGCAGCTTGGTGCTGGCCACACTGAGCAGCAGCACGGTGAGCACCAGCCACACCAGGGCGAACAGCTGCAGGTCGGCGCTGCGCTCGGAGGGATGCCGCCGCCGCGCCTGGCCAGCGAGCTGACGCCAGCGCGCCCGGTTGGGGATGGCCAGCAGGCCCCAGGGAAAGCTGAGCAGCAGCACCACCGGCAGGTAGTAGAACCAGGGCCCCCTGTGGCCGTCCACGGTGCTGGTGACGCGGGCCAGGTTGCTGCGACCCAGGAAGCCGGCGATGAAGGCCGGTCCGGCCTCATGGAGAGCGGCCAGGAGCCAGGGAAGGGGCAGCGCCACGGCCAGGGCGGCACTCAGCAGCAGCTGAGGCAGCCGGCGCAGCAGCAGCCCGCCCTGGCGGGTGAGTGCCGTGAAGGCCAGCACCACGGCCACCGGCAGGCCCCAGGCCAGCAGCCCCTTGGCCAGGAAGCCCAGGCCCATGGCCAGACCCACGATCACGGCCAGCCTGCGGGGGCCCAGGGCAGGGTGGGGCTGCCCGAACAGCAGGACATACAGGCCGGCCGCCGCCACCGTGATGCAGGTGGTGATGTAGCTGTCGTGCACGGCCACATGGGCAAAGGCGGCGTAGCCCGGCAAGCAGGCCAGGATCAGGCCCGCCAGCAGGGCCCGGCGCAGGGAGCGACGCGGTGACTCCGTGTCGCACCCCCCCTGGTGGCGCACCAGAAGCACCGTGGCCAGAACACCGAGACTGCTGGCCACGGCGGCCCCCAGGCGCGCCAGCCACGGTTCCGCTGGAAAGAACTGGAACACCGGCCAGGCCACCCAGTAGGGCAGCGGCGGCTTGTCGAAGTAAGGCCCGCCGCTGACGCGCGGCACCACGAGGCTGTGCTCGGCATGCATGGTGCGTGCGATATCCAGCTGGAGCGATTCCGTCTTATCCAGCGGATAGAGAATGTTGCTGCCCCAGAACAACACCACCAGCACGACCGCCATCACCAGCAGGATCAGGCCGCTTCGGCGCAATAGAGCGTCCGGGGGATGATGCCTGACACCTTGTTGCTGAGCGGGTCCAGCGCTGTCAACGCCTTCGTCAGGTTGTTGATTCACGGGTGGTACCGCGTCGGGATAGTGGCCGGGGCGGGATACGACCACACGGGAATCAGAAAGAATGAAGCCTACCCCCCGCGCTGCTTAGTGCCTGATGATGGCAGCCATGGCACAAACGGAGCCCATTCACCAGGCCACTGATGCTGAGAAGCATTTGCAGGATTCAGGAAAGCCGCCATCCCAAGGCCGCCGATTGATACCCATCCCCTGTAGGGTGTGGGGAGTAGGTTCAGTTCAGAAACTGGCTATCTTTTTCCGCGATTCCTGAACGTCTTCCGCACCTGATCTGCCTGCCGGCTGGTGGCCTGCACCCTCTTGCCCCAATCTGAACAGTCACGCTGAAACACCACGCTGAACAGGCAAGCGGACCAGCCCAGTCCAACAGGCTTGCTGACCCTTCCTGAAGGCCGTGGCGAGCCGTGCCTGGGCCACACTGGTGACCCCTCGGTGCTCCCAGGACAGCCCGCCCCGCGACGGGCCCGGCACAGCCCCCCCCCCATAACAGCCCCCACCACAGCCCCCCAGTCCCACCCATGACCCTCTCCACCAGCTTCACCACACCGGCGCTGGCCACCGGCCCCGCGGGACGGGCCATGGCCCAGCCCATGGACCCCTCCCTGCTGGAGGCCCTGCAGGAGCACCTCAGCCTGGAGCGCAGAGCCAGTGCGGCCTACTTCGCCATGGCCCTCTGGTGCGCGGAGCGGGAGCTGCGCGGTTTCGCGCACTACCTCAAGAGCGAGTCCGCCGCGGAGCAGGGCCATGCCGCCCAGGTGGCCGACTACCTGATTGCCCGCGGCCAGAGCGTGACCCTGCAGGAGATTCCGGCTCCGCGGCAGCACTGGGACTCCCTCGAGGAGATCTTCACTGCGGTGTTCCAGATGGAGGCCGATGTCACCGCGTCCCTGCAGCAGCTCTACGGCATGGCCGAGCGGGGCAGCGATGTGCGCACCACCGTGTTTCTCGATCCGATGGTGGACAAGCAGATCGCCGCGGAGAACGAGGCTGCCCATCTGCTGGGCCGGCTTCGCTTCGCCCAGAACCAGCCCGCCGCCGTTCTGATCATCGACGGCGAACTCAGCGCGGACCAGCACGGGCCGGCCACCCTGGCCTGAAGCCACGCCGGGGGCAGAAGGTGGGGGGGTGGTTCTACAGCGCCTCCCCCATGGCGCGATCGAAGGAGCGGCTGCAGATCTCCAGGAGAAAAGCCAGCGCCAGGGGATCCAGCCCTCCCCGCCGCCGCCAGCCCTGGGCCAGCCGCTCCAGTTCCCCGCGGCGCCCCTGCAGCTGCGCCACTTCGGCGGCCAGCCGGGCGCGCAGGGGGGGATCCATGCAGCGCTCCAGGGCCAGCGAAAGGCTGCGGCAGCGCTGCCTGAGCCGATCAGCTTCCCGGCAGAGGCTGCCGACCAGGCTGTCGGAGCAGAGGGAAGTCAAGGACCGACGGCGCTCCACGGGATGGGACGAACCGTAGGCCCCTGCCGCCGAAACTGCAAGCGATTCTCAATCGCGTTACATGCCGCCACGGACCAGCGCCGGCAGCCCTCCCTGCAGAACCAGCAGGCCCGGCAGCAGCGTGCCCAGCAGCCGACCCGCCGCATCGGCCATCGGGAGGAAGCCCACCTTCAGGCTCACCGCCGCGGCATCGGAGTGGGCCAGCACAGGGTCGCTGTGGATGGAGGAGTTCATCGCGATCACCCCCCCGAAGGCCCCCAGTCCCGCCACGACCGGCACCGCCGGAGTCCACGCCTGGCGCGCCCGGGCGACGGCGATCAGGGCCGGGATGGCCATGAGCAGGGCGCTCCAGAACTGCACGGCGGCAGGGCCCGGAGGCGCACCACGGCCCCCGCGGCGGCGCAGCGACGGAGCGGCGACCTGCACCAGGCCGTAGGCGACCACCCACAGCCCCATGAAGCCGCCCACCTCCCAGAACCGCCACCCCAGGGCGCCGACCTGCAGCAGGGTGCCCACCCGGAGGGTGAAGCCGCA
This portion of the Cyanobium sp. NIES-981 genome encodes:
- the pyrC gene encoding dihydroorotase; translation: MPPPPPPATPPQASLPGQAPLPGTGSISLRQPDDWHVHLRDGAMLEAVVGATARQFRRAIVMPNLQPPITTVAAARAYGGRIRRALPPGSSFEPLLTAYLTDSIDPREVEAGFREGVWVAAKLYPARATTNAEAGVSDPLAITAVLEAMERIGMPLLIHGEVTDPAIDIFDREAVFIERHLAPLLQRHPGLKVVLEHITTSDAVEFVRSGPPQLAATITPHHLHINRNAMFQGGLKPDFYCLPVAKRELHRLALRAAATSGDPRFFLGTDSAPHGRSAKESACGCAGIFNAPYAIESYAAVFEQEGALQRLEGFASEFGPRFYGLPLNTARITLERQPHAVEPRLALADAAGAPVALVPFHAGETLAWRLVC
- a CDS encoding Na/Pi cotransporter family protein, which codes for MSPGTTLLNAAGGLGLFLLGMALMTEGLRNLAGHRLRQALLRFTRSPWSGACSGALTTAIVQSSSATTVMTVGFVSAGLLSFQAAVGIILGANVGSTGLGWLVALLGIKLNLQRLMLPLVLVGACLRLLGRARQAQAGLALAGFALLFIGIGGLQEAMAGHGLLLDPARFDAEQLTGRFQLLLLGLLTTVITQSSGAGVATALAAIGAGAIAVPQACALVIGMDLGTTVTALIAAMGAGLGARRTAAAHVAFNLFTALLAFTLLPLYLLGLRQGWPAFLARDPEFALTAFHTGFNVAGVLLILPFASGFAGLIRRLVPPSRDRPTEELTDTPPKDPMLAVDQASTVLGQSFVALLTGLRQALTQPQTTSAALVRETGLGETDLERLELFVDQVELPGLPHPVSARLLHLLHGLDHLQRLHERCTEEEQRRQAVATAPALQRERDLLLHGLDALIPLLGQGSWQAAGPVADACARRLHRRVDPFRQEVMERIAAGSLDVEEGTALLEAMRWLRRVSQHLQRICHHLVEVMGPGPPAPLDGARAT
- a CDS encoding CHAD domain-containing protein, encoding MARPVTPLPAPAGGAGPGARSSGEHLHGLLSAQARRLVKLQPKVLESRDTEPLHQMRVAMRRLRTCLIQFEPALVMPPQVSAGALARSGQRLGMARDLDVLQERLETRLLAHLPTEEVHQLAPVIKRLRRQRHKAQKPLRRELTGGSYRPMGQALEGWLRDPRFTPLGERPLVEWLVEWQWPWLGQLLLHPAWWVEEPAGGAAAKQLHDLRKGLKGARYRLENLQPLAGATAGHWLEQLKQAQELLGDLHDIAVLRQVIESRLKGPLSRRLPRLHALLQQQQAASWASWRLLAERLLGFPQRRQLLQGLLLDPDHLDL
- a CDS encoding DUF3136 domain-containing protein gives rise to the protein MGSEAKLTIGELEAGYPTYCKALRMLIKNGKSLEAIQRTICWDRLTLLQKSLPTRYKSPDYLYALLKREVEQMAA
- a CDS encoding acetate/propionate family kinase, giving the protein MPAPIPPALVLVVNAGSSSLKASLVDGRGQRPWQQQRSLDPGAAGGVEALLEGWLLPEITPWLPRLERIAHRVVHGGERFTAPTALTPAVVEALEALVPLAPLHNAAALEAIRWFSAWGEAQAPGLRQWACFDTGFHATLPEAARTYAIPAGWRAAGLRRFGFHGLSHQHVAEQVAVLRPGARRLISCHLGAGCSLCAIRLDPSTGPRSVATTMGFTPLEGLVMASRSGSVDPGLLLHQLRQGLTPEAIDEALQCHSGLLGLSELSGDMRTLRQAAAQGHQGAQLALAVFRQRLLEGIGAMAACLQGVEVIALTGGIGEHDQSLVGELGAALGWLEPFTLLQVSADEEGLMARLCREAG
- a CDS encoding FAD/NAD(P)-binding oxidoreductase, whose product is MPHHQILIVGGGAAGITVGAQLKRARNPLEVAILEPADEHYYQPGWTLVGGGVFSMAETRRAEGDVMPAGVTWIREAAAGFSPERGVVSTTGGQEISYDVLIVATGLKLCWDRIQGLPEALGKGGVCSNYSREFAPYTWEAIQAFQGGSDGAGNAVFTCPPMPIKCPGAPQKIAYMADDVFRKKGLQARVIYATATPGIFGVPTYAAPLRDVVKRHGIDARYNHVLTEVRADSREAVFEVKDGDTSRQEVIPYGLLHVTPPMAAPDVVAASPLAAASGFVEVDKFTLQHVRYPNVFSLGDVSGIPNSKTAAAVRGEAPVVVANLLAHLDGRPLEAAYDGYSCCPLITGYGKVIMAEFNYEQQPVPSFPLDPTKERWSMWFVKRKILPSLYWNRMLAGAQHERRFIPGVKR
- a CDS encoding iron uptake porin, which codes for MKFFQRLLVAPAALGLLAPVAANASEVRAELNLDGVNQYASQEQVTSISQFSDVQPTSWAYQALSNLIERYGCVAGYPDGTYRGQKAMTRFEAAALLNACLDRVTEVTDELKRLMAEFEKELAVLKGRVDGLEAKVGELEATQFSTTTKLKGEVSMILGGMPDFDNVDGADPDQTTFNYDVRLNFDTSFSGKDLLRTRLRAGNFSSLPFGSSSQIFTLDKATGTDDSVKIDRLFYDFPVGESFNLTVGALVRNTEMIAFLPSAYKSSILDYFGLAGASGTYNKATGAGAGFRWKQNVEKGRPYATFSANYVSSSGFADSSIGAFSEDSGINALAQLGVKAPNWGAAVAYRYGSEASRIRNPNFSGTVLSGEDTNSVAVGAYWQPSDSGWIPSISLGYGYNDGSGGFPDSQSWMVGFQWDDAFAKGNAAGFAFGMPPFVDGDEGDEAWLYEIFYKFQVTDNISITPALFYGTNAASNGGDDAWGGVIQTTFKF